A part of Xenopus tropicalis strain Nigerian chromosome 4, UCB_Xtro_10.0, whole genome shotgun sequence genomic DNA contains:
- the yipf4 gene encoding protein YIPF4: MQPPGPAARPLHSNSPPGDFTFVSSSGAEDLSGSIAPPDVKLNLGGDFSKEPTATTFLRQRGYGWLLEVEENDPEDNKPLLEELDIDLKDIYYKIRCVLMPMPSLGFNRQVVRDNPDFWGPLAVVLFFSMISLYGQFRVVSWIITIWIFGSLTIFLLARVLAGEVSFGQVLGVIGYSLLPLIVIAPALLLLRPFEIVSTAVKLFGVFWAAYSAASLLVGEEFKTKKPLLIYPIFLLYIYFLSLYTGV; encoded by the exons ATGCAGCCCCCCGGTCCCGCAGCGCGTCCCCTGCACTCCAACAGCCCTCCCGGGGACTTCACCTTCGTGTCTTCCTCTGGGGCGGAAG ATCTGAGCGGCTCTATAGCGCCCCCCGATGTCAAGTTAAATCTTGGGGGCGACTTCTCCAAGGAACCCACAGCCACCACCTTCCTGCGGCAGAGGGGGTACGGCTGGCTCCTGGAAGTCGAGGAGAACGACCCCGAGGACAATAAGCCCCTCTT GGAGGAACTGGACATAGACCTAAAAGACATTTACTATAAAATCCGCTGTGTTCTGATGCCGATGCCGTCCCTGGGGTTCAACAGACAAGTCGTACGGGACAACCCCGATTTCTGGGGGCCCTTAGCGGTCGTCCTCTTTTTCTCCATGATTTCCTTGTACGGGCAGTTCCGA GTGGTATCGTGGATCATCACAATATGGATATTCGGATCACTAACCATTTTCCTGCTTGCGAGGGTATTGGCTGGAGAG GTGTCGTTTGGGCAGGTTCTGGGGGTGATCGGATACTCCCTGCTCCCCCTGATCGTCATTGCGCCGGCGCTGCTGCTGCTTCGCCCCTTCGAAATTGTCTCCACTGCAGTAAAG CTTTTCGGAGTGTTCTGGGCCGCATACAGCGCTGCTTCTTTATTGGTCGGGGAGGAGTTTAAAACCAAGAAGCCGCTTCTGATTTACCCCATCTTCCTGTTGTACATCTACTTCCTGTCCCTCTACACCGGCGTCTGA
- the LOC116410485 gene encoding platelet glycoprotein IX-like, with translation MTSWFRFLLLVLCATGTAGQCPHLCVCTAIERKGLTVNCSFSGLGAVPQLPHNTIRLYLQNNSLTSVGAGTLDHLLNLQEVDVSHNPWRCDCGIWYLRVWLDSQTLVRNKPHVQCWGPSSLSLTPLQRLSGNEIPGCRTLWPIRCHQFFVRDLFLIAPSLLILLILTGFLIIAKRLACRVAINSSRTFRRLTSTKSLLKSK, from the coding sequence ATGACGTCCTGGTTCCGATTTCTCCTGTTGGTTCTGTGCGCCACTGGTACCGCCGGGCAGTGCCCCCACCTGTGCGTATGTACCGCCATTGAGCGGAAGGGGCTGACAGTTAACTGCAGCTTTAGCGGACTGGGCGCGgtgccccagctgccccataaCACCATCCGGCTGTACCTGCAGAACAACAGTCTGACATCGGTTGGTGCCGGGACACTGGATCACCTGCTAAACCTGCAGGAGGTGGACGTTTCCCACAACCCCTGGCGCTGCGACTGCGGCATCTGGTACCTGAGGGTCTGGCTGGATTCCCAGACGCTGGTGAGGAATAAGCCCCACGTACAGTGCTGGGGGCCATCGTCCCTCTCCCTCACCCCCCTACAGCGTCTCTCCGGCAACGAGATCCCCGGCTGCAGAACATTGTGGCCAATCAGGTGCCACCAGTTCTTCGTGCGGGATCTCTTCCTTATTGCCCCTTCCCTGCTCATCCTCCTCATCTTGACTGGTTTCCTCATCATCGCCAAACGCCTCGCCTGCAGGGTCGCCATTAACTCTTCCCGGACCTTCCGCCGCTTAACAAGTACCAAGAGCCTCCTCAAGTCAAAGTAG
- the LOC116410486 gene encoding platelet glycoprotein IX-like — MWFCPKVMLLGILLLGSCHGDNCPTECSCSTLALGKLIIDCSRRELQKVPALPVATQELYLQQNQLSTIPPGAFEHLNALRKVNLSHNPLHCDCTLRPLRSWLDTEGLDSGAVCLTPPALRGKPLALVAPGQMASCLGPLTLCSHFLVTDAFLFLFLLILLLLMFLCLRTFQGMKFRIRVNESEMRVRNNWSPVIGSLKRRFLASVKSS; from the coding sequence ATGTGGTTTTGCCCCAAAGTGATGCTGCTGGGGATTCTGCTCCTGGGCAGTTGCCATGGAGACAATTGCCCCACAGAATGTAGTTGTTCCACCCTGGCCCTGGGCAAGTTGATAATAGACTGCAGCCGCAGGGAGTTGCAGAAGGTTCCGGCGCTGCCCGTTGCCACCCAGGAGCTGTACCTGCAGCAGAACCAGCTGAGCACCATCCCCCCGGGGGCATTTGAGCACCTTAATGCCCTGAGGAAAGTGAATttatcccacaatcccttgcactGTGACTGCACCCTGCGCCCCCTGCGCAGCTGGTTGGACACCGAGGGGCTCGACTCTGGCGCCGTCTGCCTGACCCCCCCGGCCCTAAGGGGGAAACCACTGGCCCTTGTGGCCCCTGGGCAAATGGCTTCCTGCTTGGGGCCCCTAACTCTCTGCTCCCACTTCCTGGTCACCGACGCTTTcctcttcctcttcctcctcatcctcctcctcctcatgtTCCTCTGTCTCAGAACTTTCCAGGGGATGAAATTCAGGATCCGAGTGAACGAGAGCGAAATGAGAGTGCGGAACAATTGGAGCCCGGTGATTGGCTCCCTGAAACGCCGATTTCTGGCCTCCGTGAAATCCTCCTAA